One Thermicanus aegyptius DSM 12793 DNA segment encodes these proteins:
- the istA gene encoding IS21 family transposase — MRKKERWPMYFAIQEQKKLGLRKSQVARNLNLSRNTVMKYWNMSVDEYKQFLESLETRSKKLDSFETEILSWLRKYPDLSGAQVMDWLQERYKDVKIAESTVRNYVSGLRMEYGIPKEKRMRQYEAVEELPMGKQMQVDFGEAKLRHPEGYLVRLWFITFVLSRSRYKYAKWQDRPFTTADVVHAHEEAFEFYGGLPEEIVYDQDHLLLTSENHGDLILTHEFAKYVEERNFRIHMCRKGDPESKGKIESVVKYIKRNFARHRPFTNVDKLNEQCIAWLHRTGNAKMHQTTKKIPAEVYAIEKVYLRPIHKKIEINVNSSITRTVRKDNTIWYQLLLFCDIVRV; from the coding sequence ATGAGGAAGAAGGAAAGGTGGCCTATGTACTTCGCCATTCAGGAGCAGAAAAAACTAGGGTTGAGAAAATCGCAGGTGGCCCGAAACTTAAATCTATCCCGGAATACGGTGATGAAATACTGGAACATGTCCGTCGATGAGTATAAGCAGTTCTTAGAGAGTCTCGAAACTCGATCCAAAAAGTTGGACTCATTCGAAACAGAGATCCTCAGTTGGTTGCGTAAATACCCAGACCTATCTGGTGCTCAGGTGATGGACTGGCTGCAGGAACGTTACAAGGATGTGAAGATCGCTGAAAGCACCGTCCGAAATTATGTGAGCGGTCTGCGAATGGAGTATGGAATACCGAAAGAAAAGCGCATGAGACAGTATGAAGCAGTTGAAGAGCTGCCAATGGGAAAGCAGATGCAGGTGGACTTCGGGGAAGCCAAGCTTCGGCACCCGGAAGGTTATCTGGTCAGGCTTTGGTTCATCACTTTTGTTCTATCCCGGTCTCGGTACAAATACGCGAAATGGCAAGACCGGCCGTTCACAACGGCGGATGTCGTGCATGCCCATGAAGAAGCCTTTGAGTTCTACGGCGGTTTGCCAGAGGAAATCGTCTACGATCAGGATCATTTGCTGCTAACCAGCGAAAACCACGGCGATCTCATTCTAACCCACGAATTTGCAAAGTATGTGGAAGAACGAAACTTCCGGATACACATGTGCCGCAAAGGCGATCCCGAGAGCAAAGGCAAAATTGAGAGCGTAGTGAAATACATCAAACGAAACTTCGCCCGGCACCGCCCTTTCACCAACGTGGACAAGTTGAATGAGCAATGCATCGCCTGGTTACACCGAACGGGAAATGCGAAAATGCACCAAACGACCAAAAAAATACCGGCCGAAGTATACGCCATAGAAAAAGTGTATCTTCGCCCGATCCACAAAAAGATAGAAATTAATGTTAACTCTAGTATAACGAGAACCGTGCGAAAGGACAATACCATCTGGTATCAATTGTTGTTGTTCTGTGATATTGTCAGGGTGTAA
- a CDS encoding ArsR/SmtB family transcription factor, whose amino-acid sequence MKREDACEIFCFDEDKVNRVKEKLCKNNFQDMAKVFKSLADETRLKIAFALSGEDELCVCDVANIIGSTVATASHHLRLLGNMGLAKYRKEGKLVFYSLEDENVKQLILLAVTHQKEGVSLGK is encoded by the coding sequence ATGAAACGAGAAGATGCATGCGAAATATTTTGCTTTGACGAGGATAAAGTCAACCGGGTCAAGGAAAAACTATGTAAAAATAACTTTCAAGACATGGCTAAAGTATTCAAATCGCTTGCTGACGAAACGCGGCTAAAAATTGCATTCGCCTTGAGTGGCGAGGACGAATTATGTGTATGTGATGTTGCCAACATTATCGGTTCTACCGTCGCTACTGCTTCACATCATTTGCGTCTGCTTGGCAATATGGGATTGGCTAAATATCGGAAAGAAGGAAAACTGGTTTTCTATTCACTGGAAGACGAGAACGTCAAACAGTTAATTTTATTGGCGGTAACCCATCAGAAAGAAGGTGTTTCACTTGGAAAATAG
- a CDS encoding MarR family winged helix-turn-helix transcriptional regulator, translating into MEDVRHVLQLITRRFGFLNKNCCSVGGMSVSLTQSHILYEIDRQHRPSMQQIADALGMDITTFSRQIQSLIRKKLVKKTPFDQDRRVYILELTTEGKFVAAAIEQQVQEYLSQIFSHMNEFEKETVIRSLKLLNACMEKTGFCCG; encoded by the coding sequence ATGGAAGATGTTCGCCATGTTCTCCAATTGATTACCCGGCGTTTTGGTTTCCTGAACAAAAATTGTTGTTCGGTTGGCGGAATGAGTGTCTCCTTAACTCAGAGCCACATTCTTTATGAGATTGATCGCCAGCATCGTCCGTCCATGCAACAGATTGCGGATGCTTTGGGAATGGATATCACCACATTCAGCCGGCAAATTCAATCGTTGATTCGGAAAAAGCTCGTGAAAAAAACGCCTTTCGACCAAGATCGAAGGGTATATATATTAGAGTTGACGACAGAAGGGAAATTTGTCGCGGCAGCGATTGAGCAGCAGGTGCAAGAATATTTGAGTCAAATTTTCTCCCATATGAATGAGTTTGAAAAAGAAACCGTGATCCGCTCGCTGAAGCTGTTGAACGCATGCATGGAGAAAACGGGGTTTTGTTGCGGTTAA
- the istB gene encoding IS21-like element helper ATPase IstB: MSASTGELKQWMSALHLTEAAQILEESLMDAQTKDWSCGQFLHHILRHELQRREEKQRLKRLKWAAFPFIKSLDEFRLEEQQSLTKRQMEQLREMLWLEHTYNLILLGPPGVGKTHLSVGLGLEALERGYRVSFVSMGNLVHLMKTQEIARTSQTRMKRILRSDLVIIDDLMFMAMDKSESNLFFQFVNQLYGQASIILTSNKGPEDWGELLGDPAITTAILDRILHKSEVIKLDGDSFRLKHRETIFGDF; the protein is encoded by the coding sequence ATGTCAGCATCTACGGGCGAATTGAAGCAATGGATGAGCGCACTCCACCTGACGGAGGCGGCACAGATCTTGGAGGAAAGTCTCATGGACGCTCAAACGAAGGATTGGAGCTGTGGTCAATTCCTGCATCATATCTTGAGGCATGAACTGCAGCGACGGGAAGAAAAGCAGCGATTGAAACGCCTGAAATGGGCGGCCTTCCCCTTCATTAAGTCCCTGGATGAATTTCGGCTGGAAGAACAGCAATCCCTTACTAAAAGACAGATGGAACAACTTCGGGAGATGTTGTGGCTGGAGCATACATATAACCTGATTCTGTTGGGCCCGCCCGGCGTTGGTAAGACGCATTTGTCAGTGGGACTGGGATTGGAAGCATTGGAACGAGGCTACCGGGTCAGCTTTGTTTCCATGGGTAACCTGGTCCATCTGATGAAGACTCAAGAGATTGCACGGACGTCACAGACTCGCATGAAACGGATCTTACGGTCAGATCTTGTGATCATCGATGATCTCATGTTTATGGCCATGGACAAAAGCGAATCGAATTTATTTTTTCAATTTGTGAATCAACTCTATGGCCAAGCCTCCATTATTCTAACCTCAAATAAAGGTCCGGAGGATTGGGGAGAGCTGCTAGGTGATCCAGCGATTACAACAGCGATTCTTGATCGGATTTTGCATAAGAGCGAGGTGATTAAATTGGATGGGGACAGTTTTCGCCTCAAACACAGAGAAACCATATTTGGAGATTTCTAG
- a CDS encoding DUF3320 domain-containing protein — protein MNGNPSVHHKLEMARQELLDLGLRNSLLNYRLLKSRGLEVVGGSPLDVFEILVCNQKSVTFMPVEKGKNELLPSEAEAEETENEIPSSEEDFSLSQQRVPESKLKTNLTEKQLQARLLNTYYTARTFIEEQGVNILYMALGMLHWHESESSQEVRKAPIILIPVKLERTNARERFKVSYTEEDIGSNLSLIAKAKAEFGISIPPLPEEEEIDVVQYFLQVEEAIQSEPRWTVDKQAIVLGFFSFGKFLMYRDLDVTNWPEESKPTDHAILLSLLNEGFSEPASVIQDDDFMDPHVSFHDVHHVVDADSSQLQAILDVNSGRNLVIQGPPGTGKSQTITNIIAEAVGRGKTVLFVSEKMAALEVVKRRLDHVGLGDACLELHSHKTNKKTLLSELARTLELGKPKVKEFEDKVNVLEDFRRRLNDYCAANHTPVGESGLTPYQLLGELVRFGHKIGDDFIFPSLEINGMEKWDRSTFQRRLLLVEELQKLLGTMGIPKEHPFWGSGRTVFLPTEVGKLREMVNKAKRALETLKESSQALAQMLHVETPQDVKEVQMVGVVASKILEAPELQGVKISADEWTQQAEEIQRLVSSGLKFSELRHRYRDILIPEAWDQDLLDVRQTLMMYQKKWWRWLSGSYRKARNKLFRLYKDVSYQKLDVLQVVEDIIEARRQQQFIQSMDALGGSCFGVHWKKEQSDWTRINEWVQWLCPLHKEIQTGRLPGWIIPLLTTPVNRTELENSMATVGQRLEQFREWVAELANLLELDTSTVFGNSQSLSDQPFQELDERFQRWADHADSIQTLASYNLLCDACNKEEMGAVVSLSRTWEHASRQLTDLFRFTWYDALTKQAFQERSVLVQFDGDRHRHVVETFQELDRALLEHNKMKLAEIHWKRIPQYEAGGQLGVLKREFEKKKGHLPIRRLMENAGYAIQALKPVFMMGPLSIATYLPPGSLKFDLVIFDEASQVKPVDAFGAILRGKQVVIVGDSKQMPPTHFFDSITKGEESEEDDTVGDLESILGLFLAQNAPRRMLRWHYRSRHESLIAVSNLEFYDNRLVVFPSPDLQKDRSGLVFQYLPHTRYDRGRSRTNMEEAKAVAQAVMAHAKRDPHLTLGVVAFSVAQMQAIQDQLELLRREDPSCESFFQAHPHEPFFVKNLENVQGDERDVMFISIGYGKTEDGYVSMDFGALNRNGGERRLNVLITRARLRCEVFTNITDDDIDLSRTQAQGMKALKTFLKYARTGILDIPKATDRAADSPFEEAVAEAILSMGYEVRKQVGSGGFYIDLAVVDPESPGRYLLGVECDGATYHSARSARDRDRLRQQVLEGLGWNIHRIWSTDWFRHPDRERKRLAEAIEKARLHIKSSSKEIRKEEANVFSLERDESTREEQHAVTPYQCATFRIGAPGYEFHEIPLEQISSWVLEVVKVESPVHIHEVLKRICEAAGIKRAGNRIKEAIEKACRLLVRTGKVVIKDDFLWLKGMNRPTIRDRSNLPASSKKLEWVSTEEIRVAIEKVISDAFGMKEDEIAPSVCRLFGFMRVTEEMRTRIEKNLAKMIEEKVVDKQGNYCMLKEA, from the coding sequence GTGAACGGCAATCCGTCCGTGCATCATAAATTGGAGATGGCTCGACAAGAATTATTGGACCTCGGATTACGGAATTCTCTACTGAATTACCGTCTTTTGAAATCCCGTGGTTTGGAAGTGGTAGGCGGGTCACCGCTGGACGTTTTTGAAATTCTGGTTTGCAATCAAAAATCGGTCACCTTCATGCCCGTGGAGAAAGGAAAAAACGAATTGCTTCCATCTGAAGCGGAAGCTGAAGAAACTGAAAACGAAATTCCGTCTTCGGAAGAGGATTTTTCGCTATCCCAACAGCGCGTTCCTGAATCCAAGTTGAAAACGAATTTGACCGAAAAACAATTGCAGGCAAGGTTGTTAAATACATATTACACAGCCCGGACTTTTATCGAAGAACAGGGCGTTAACATTTTGTATATGGCTCTTGGAATGCTGCACTGGCATGAATCCGAAAGCAGTCAAGAGGTTCGAAAGGCTCCCATTATCTTGATCCCGGTGAAACTGGAACGGACGAATGCGCGGGAACGGTTCAAAGTCTCTTATACCGAAGAAGACATCGGATCCAACTTATCCCTGATCGCGAAGGCGAAAGCGGAATTCGGGATTTCCATTCCGCCTCTTCCGGAAGAAGAGGAGATCGATGTCGTCCAGTATTTCCTTCAAGTGGAAGAAGCCATTCAAAGCGAGCCTCGGTGGACGGTGGACAAACAGGCCATCGTTTTGGGATTTTTTTCATTCGGCAAGTTTTTGATGTACCGGGATTTGGACGTAACGAACTGGCCGGAAGAAAGCAAACCTACCGATCATGCCATCCTGCTCAGTTTGTTAAATGAAGGATTTTCGGAACCGGCTTCCGTCATTCAAGATGACGATTTTATGGATCCGCATGTTTCATTTCATGATGTGCATCATGTGGTGGATGCGGACAGCTCGCAGTTGCAGGCCATTCTCGACGTCAACAGCGGCCGGAATCTGGTCATCCAGGGTCCGCCGGGAACGGGGAAATCGCAGACGATCACCAATATCATTGCCGAAGCTGTGGGACGCGGGAAAACGGTATTGTTCGTATCGGAGAAAATGGCTGCCCTGGAAGTGGTCAAACGGCGGCTGGATCACGTCGGATTGGGAGACGCTTGTCTTGAATTACACAGCCATAAGACCAACAAAAAAACGCTCCTCAGCGAATTGGCCAGAACGTTGGAGTTGGGCAAACCGAAAGTGAAAGAGTTTGAAGACAAAGTTAATGTGCTAGAAGACTTTCGTCGACGGCTCAATGATTATTGCGCGGCGAATCATACACCGGTGGGGGAAAGCGGGCTCACCCCTTATCAACTATTAGGCGAACTGGTGCGGTTCGGGCACAAGATTGGTGACGACTTTATTTTCCCCAGCCTGGAAATCAACGGGATGGAGAAATGGGATCGCTCCACGTTCCAGCGCCGTCTTCTGCTCGTGGAGGAGCTCCAGAAACTGCTGGGCACGATGGGAATTCCGAAGGAGCATCCGTTTTGGGGAAGCGGGCGAACCGTTTTCTTGCCAACGGAAGTGGGCAAATTAAGGGAGATGGTGAACAAAGCGAAACGGGCGCTCGAAACCTTAAAGGAATCTTCCCAAGCGTTGGCGCAAATGCTGCATGTGGAAACTCCTCAGGACGTAAAAGAAGTCCAAATGGTCGGTGTTGTCGCAAGCAAAATACTGGAAGCGCCGGAATTGCAAGGGGTCAAGATAAGTGCGGACGAATGGACTCAACAAGCTGAAGAAATTCAACGTCTCGTTTCGTCAGGTCTGAAATTTTCGGAATTACGGCACCGATATCGGGACATTCTGATTCCCGAAGCGTGGGATCAGGATCTGCTCGATGTTCGACAAACGCTCATGATGTACCAGAAAAAATGGTGGCGATGGTTATCGGGATCTTATCGGAAAGCAAGGAATAAGCTTTTTCGTTTATATAAGGACGTCTCTTATCAAAAACTGGATGTCCTCCAAGTTGTGGAGGACATCATCGAAGCAAGGCGTCAGCAACAATTCATTCAAAGCATGGATGCCTTGGGGGGATCTTGTTTTGGCGTGCACTGGAAGAAAGAACAATCGGATTGGACTCGCATCAACGAGTGGGTTCAATGGTTGTGTCCATTGCACAAAGAAATCCAAACCGGCCGTTTACCGGGCTGGATCATTCCTTTGTTAACTACACCCGTGAATCGTACGGAATTAGAAAACAGTATGGCAACAGTCGGACAACGTTTGGAGCAGTTCCGGGAATGGGTTGCAGAACTGGCCAACCTTCTGGAGCTCGACACTTCCACTGTATTCGGGAATTCTCAGTCGCTCTCGGATCAACCGTTTCAAGAGTTGGATGAACGGTTTCAGCGTTGGGCGGATCATGCTGATTCGATACAAACGCTGGCTTCCTACAACTTGCTGTGCGACGCATGCAACAAGGAAGAGATGGGGGCCGTTGTGTCGCTCAGCCGCACTTGGGAACACGCCTCGCGACAGTTAACCGATCTTTTTCGCTTTACATGGTATGATGCGCTGACTAAACAAGCTTTTCAGGAACGATCCGTATTGGTGCAGTTTGACGGGGATCGGCATCGCCATGTCGTGGAAACGTTTCAGGAATTGGATCGCGCTCTTTTGGAACATAACAAAATGAAACTGGCCGAAATTCATTGGAAAAGGATTCCCCAGTACGAAGCAGGAGGACAGTTGGGGGTCCTGAAACGCGAATTTGAAAAGAAAAAGGGACATTTGCCCATCCGCCGGCTCATGGAAAATGCGGGCTATGCGATACAAGCCCTCAAGCCGGTGTTTATGATGGGGCCACTCTCGATCGCGACATATCTTCCGCCGGGAAGTTTGAAGTTTGACCTGGTTATATTTGATGAAGCGAGTCAGGTCAAGCCGGTGGATGCGTTCGGAGCCATTCTTCGCGGCAAACAGGTGGTGATCGTCGGAGACAGCAAACAAATGCCACCGACCCATTTTTTCGACTCTATCACCAAAGGGGAAGAAAGCGAAGAGGATGACACCGTTGGCGATCTGGAAAGTATCCTGGGGCTCTTTCTGGCTCAAAATGCGCCGCGGCGGATGCTCCGTTGGCATTATCGAAGCCGGCACGAATCGTTAATCGCGGTTTCCAACTTGGAGTTTTACGATAACCGGCTCGTCGTTTTTCCAAGCCCTGACTTGCAAAAAGACCGTTCGGGCCTTGTGTTTCAATACTTGCCACATACCCGGTATGACCGGGGACGCAGCCGAACCAATATGGAAGAAGCCAAAGCCGTCGCACAGGCGGTCATGGCGCATGCCAAGCGGGATCCCCATTTGACTTTGGGTGTCGTCGCATTTAGTGTAGCGCAAATGCAGGCGATTCAAGATCAGCTGGAACTTTTGCGCCGGGAAGACCCGTCGTGCGAATCGTTTTTCCAAGCGCATCCCCATGAACCGTTCTTTGTTAAAAATTTGGAAAATGTCCAGGGCGACGAACGCGACGTGATGTTCATCAGCATCGGTTACGGCAAAACGGAAGACGGGTACGTATCCATGGATTTCGGAGCGCTGAATCGCAATGGAGGAGAGCGGAGACTAAACGTGCTGATCACCCGTGCTCGTTTGCGTTGCGAAGTGTTTACCAACATCACGGACGATGATATCGATTTAAGCCGCACGCAAGCCCAAGGAATGAAAGCCTTGAAAACATTCCTCAAATACGCTAGGACCGGAATCCTGGATATTCCCAAGGCCACGGACAGGGCGGCGGATTCGCCATTTGAGGAAGCGGTGGCGGAAGCGATCCTTTCGATGGGATATGAAGTCAGAAAACAGGTAGGATCCGGAGGATTTTACATCGACTTGGCTGTGGTGGATCCGGAATCGCCTGGCCGATACCTTTTGGGTGTGGAATGCGATGGAGCCACCTATCACAGTGCCAGGTCGGCGCGGGATCGTGACCGGTTAAGGCAGCAAGTGCTGGAAGGACTGGGGTGGAACATTCACCGGATATGGAGTACCGACTGGTTTCGTCATCCGGATCGGGAACGAAAACGGCTGGCTGAAGCCATAGAGAAGGCGCGGCTTCATATAAAGTCTAGCTCGAAGGAAATTCGGAAGGAAGAAGCGAATGTTTTTTCTCTGGAACGGGACGAAAGCACGCGTGAAGAACAACATGCTGTAACTCCTTATCAATGTGCCACTTTTAGAATAGGTGCGCCCGGTTACGAGTTTCACGAGATTCCATTAGAACAAATTTCTTCCTGGGTCTTGGAAGTGGTGAAAGTCGAAAGTCCTGTGCATATTCATGAAGTCCTAAAAAGAATTTGTGAGGCGGCGGGTATTAAACGGGCAGGCAATCGCATTAAGGAAGCTATCGAAAAGGCATGCAGATTACTTGTCCGAACGGGAAAAGTTGTAATTAAAGATGATTTTCTGTGGTTAAAAGGAATGAATCGACCTACTATTCGAGACCGTAGCAACCTTCCCGCTTCATCCAAAAAACTGGAATGGGTTTCAACGGAGGAGATCCGGGTTGCCATCGAAAAGGTGATTTCCGATGCGTTTGGGATGAAAGAAGATGAAATCGCTCCTTCAGTCTGCAGATTATTCGGTTTTATGCGAGTAACGGAGGAGATGAGGACTCGAATCGAAAAAAATCTAGCCAAGATGATAGAAGAGAAAGTAGTTGATAAACAAGGTAATTATTGCATGTTGAAAGAAGCCTAG
- a CDS encoding ISNCY family transposase translates to MTKNELKRVMVIEKWIDGHLTEQDVARNLGISVRQAYRLKAKYRHGGAQAIAHGNRGRKPAHTLTDSLKQRVMLLYQERYFGSNATHFAELLAEHENIHLSVSSVRRILLEGGLRPARLRRRPKAHRPRPRKPQAGMLWQIDASPYAWLEDRGPMLTLHGIIDDATGEVVAATFRPTETLEGYVTVMIEGLRRKGVPLALYSDQHSIFHPPKGKPTLEQELAGEPPSLSTFGQALADLGITHIEALSPQAKGRIERLWQTFQDRLVIELRLRNVCTMEEANRVLPELIAKHNRQFAVAPQEAEPAYRPLPETPLEHIFTRREYRRISGGQTFFWKGKCYMPKPVPGVPRWEAKSVVEVRVGMDGQVWLWDQGRAWPCVETQATQTPAPTTAKKEAAPASPRKPAANHPWRKPFSSKQLQRSTASG, encoded by the coding sequence TTGACAAAGAACGAACTGAAACGCGTTATGGTCATTGAAAAATGGATCGACGGCCATCTCACGGAACAGGATGTTGCACGCAACCTGGGCATCAGTGTCCGTCAAGCGTATCGGCTCAAGGCCAAATATCGTCACGGAGGTGCACAAGCGATCGCACATGGGAATCGGGGCCGTAAGCCGGCTCACACCTTGACCGATTCGCTCAAACAACGCGTTATGCTCCTGTATCAGGAGCGCTACTTCGGAAGCAATGCCACCCACTTTGCCGAGCTGTTGGCCGAACACGAAAACATCCATTTAAGCGTCTCTTCGGTCCGCCGCATTCTGCTGGAAGGCGGGTTGCGTCCCGCGCGGCTGCGCCGTCGTCCGAAGGCTCACCGACCCCGGCCCCGCAAACCTCAGGCGGGCATGCTGTGGCAGATCGATGCTTCTCCCTATGCCTGGCTGGAGGATCGCGGTCCCATGCTCACCCTGCACGGCATCATCGATGACGCCACCGGGGAAGTGGTCGCGGCCACCTTCCGCCCGACCGAAACACTGGAGGGCTACGTGACCGTCATGATCGAGGGGCTTAGGCGCAAAGGCGTACCGCTTGCGCTCTACAGCGACCAACACTCCATTTTTCACCCGCCCAAGGGCAAGCCAACCCTCGAGCAGGAATTGGCCGGTGAGCCGCCGTCGCTTTCCACCTTCGGACAGGCCCTCGCCGATCTGGGCATTACCCATATCGAGGCGCTGTCACCCCAAGCCAAAGGACGGATCGAACGGCTCTGGCAAACCTTTCAGGATCGCCTGGTGATCGAACTTAGGCTGCGCAACGTGTGCACGATGGAGGAAGCCAATCGCGTGTTACCGGAACTTATCGCCAAGCACAATCGTCAGTTTGCCGTCGCGCCGCAAGAAGCTGAACCGGCCTACCGGCCGCTGCCCGAAACGCCTTTGGAGCATATCTTCACGCGTCGGGAATACCGGCGCATCAGCGGCGGGCAGACGTTCTTCTGGAAAGGGAAATGCTACATGCCAAAGCCCGTCCCCGGTGTTCCGCGCTGGGAAGCGAAGAGCGTCGTCGAAGTGCGTGTCGGCATGGATGGACAAGTGTGGCTGTGGGATCAAGGGCGGGCCTGGCCTTGTGTGGAGACACAGGCCACACAGACCCCGGCGCCAACAACGGCCAAAAAAGAAGCGGCGCCTGCGTCCCCGCGCAAGCCCGCTGCAAACCATCCCTGGAGAAAACCATTCTCCAGCAAGCAGTTACAGCGTAGCACAGCATCCGGCTAG